A genomic window from Osmia bicornis bicornis chromosome 6, iOsmBic2.1, whole genome shotgun sequence includes:
- the LOC114874593 gene encoding proline-, glutamic acid- and leucine-rich protein 1-like encodes MTTITELISFFDHNSKEYEEFLQDLICLNGDIPFDIEEVDKAQNAILSTVNHHLNSSHSRYNGLLILDKILPQCSKDVLLKYCILWISKATQVLESIHSSPQELSISCKVLGHLIVRSKDIPDIHKQVSMQNVKQLINVISNLSSEKKCGPVYYLAATLLHQYPEVCERLQVSIKKIILLQIDSSEENLVNASAKCYTLLAKATERSFKPPALKPAYTAWTYNQALICNSLHTIMDELFSNLIELENVDIWDKLELPSISEENVIQFYFKQKFRFLNLCTYLSYMLRGFGKKNSVFPHEILKVLCRGLAVQPSNLKNQNSVREQMLYLLLPHLHIALFNVLDALISGFKEQLIPFGSRILQLFLQTLQWTETVLEHQITISGNKPFRNVRIIVYKCLNSWLMHTNALSGIETISDEYLPSILKDIVPEKDRVLLTIQRNNNLSKRALKRLRDKQYEKSTYLTNGTSSSKEYNLDTDVCEAALNVLQNVFFNGGTLLKQTFFKTVQNTIIPLLYDCYLNSSEQKFYKEHPECRLLLLRVLRVLQMNPHPLVPLPTQYSLEIFEMALNDNNLYVTQEAKIALAEIEKIVHPHTPSIQLTQVETTEKEFIADEAVQDQDETTENDDTVDTVEEDMTPSSNKKLKVTNLLVDEIDKSIVNNATEEANENIIEKSNSLIEEEMTVEVPDTTTVENEKLLITCDKPLNKVDSIPVVIDKPEIKESVSSVQKIMENESISNEDMDTTEETNHNLETPSELSEANKEDLSSDKENEEEMLLQLFQDVPKDNN; translated from the exons GTTGACAAAGCACAAAATGCCATTCTATCAACAGTAAATCATCATTTAAACAGTTCACATTCTCGTTATAATGGTTTATTAATTTTGGATAAGATTTTACCACAATGCTCAAAAGATGTGCTTTTAAAATACTGTATTCTATGGATTTCAAAAGCAACTCAAGTACTAGAAAGTATTCATAGTTCTCCACAAGAATTATCTATTTCCTGCAAAGTTCTTGGACACTTAATTGTCAGATCAAAAGATATTCCTGATATACACAAACAAGTATCAATGCAAAATGTGAAACAACTCATTAATGTAATCAGTAATTTAAGTTCAGAAAAAAAGTGTGGCCCGGTGTATTATTTAGCTGCTACATTATTACATCAATATCCAGAAGTTTGTGAACGTTTGCAG GTatctattaaaaaaattattctattacaaATTGATTCCTCTGAAGAAAATTTAGTTAATGCAAGTGCAAAATGTTATACTCTGTTAGCAAAAGCAACAGAACGCTCATTTAAGCCACCAGCCTTAAAACCTGCTTATACTGCTTGGACATATAATCAAGCACTTATTTGTAATAGTTTACATACTATAATGGATGAactattttctaatttaatagaattagAAAATGTTGACATTTGGGATAAGCTGGAATTACCCAGTATATCAGAGGAGaatgttattcaattttattttaaacaaaaatttaggTTTCTAAATTTGTGCACTTATTTATCATACATGTTACG gGGATTTGGTAAAAAAAATTCAGTGTTTCCCCATGAGATTTTGAAGGTTTTATGCAGAGGACTAGCAGTACAACCTTCAAACTTAAAGAATCAAAACTCTGTCAGAGAGCAAATGTTATATCTTCTTTTACCACACTTGCATATTGCATTGTTCAACGTTTTAGATGCATTAATTAGCGG ATTTAAAGAACAATTAATACCATTCGGATCGAGAATATTGCAACTGTTTCTTCAAACGCTACAGTGGACAGAAACAGTTCTAGAACATCAAATAACAATTAGCGGCAATAAACCATTTAGAAATGTAAGgataattgtttataaatgcCTCAACTCTTGGTTGATGCATACTAATGCTCTATCAGGCATAGAAACAATTTCCGATGAATATCTACCTTCTATATTAAAAGATATAGTACCAGAAAAAGACCGTGTTTTATTAACC ATTCAACGaaacaataatttatcaaaaagaGCTTTAAAACGTTTACGAGATAAGCAATATGAAAAAAGTACATATTTGACTAATGGAACCAGTTCTAGTAAAGAATATAATTTAGACACAGATGTATGTGAAGCTGCTCTTAATGTGTTACaaaatgtatttttcaatGGTGGAACTCTTTTAAAGCAAACATTTTTTAAG aCTGTACAAAATACTATAATACCCCTTTTATACGattgttatttaaattcttcagaacaaaaattttataaagaacATCCTGAATGTCGTTTGCTACTATTACGAGTTTTGAGAGTTTTGCAAATGAATCCACACCCTTTAGTACCTTTACCTACACAATATTCTCTAGAAATATTTGAGATGGctttaaatgataataatcTATACGTTACCCAAGAAGCCAAGATAGCGTTGGCGGAAATTGAAAAGATCGTACATCCTCATACTCCATCTATACAGTTGACTCAAGTAGA GACTActgaaaaagaatttattgcCGATGAAGCTGTACAAGATCAAGATGAAACAACAGAGAATGATGATACTGTGGATACTGTAGAGGAAGATATGACACCGtcatcgaataaaaaattaaaagtaacaaaTTTACTCGTTGACGAGATTGACAAATCCATTGTTAACAATGCCACTGAAGAAGCAAACGAAAATATCATAGAGAAATCGAACAGTTtaatagaagaagaaatgaCGGTTGAAGTACCGGATACAACTActgtagaaaatgaaaaactaCTGATAACGTGCGATAAACCGTTAAATAAAGTTGACTCGATACCAGTCGTAATTGATAAACCGGAAATTAAAGAATCAGTATCATCCGTACAAAAGATTATGGAAAATGAAAGTATTAGCAATGAAGATATGGACACAACAGAGGAAACTAATCATAATTTAGAAACCCCTTCTGAATTGTCTGAAGCGAATAAGGAAGATTTATCGTCagataaagaaaatgaagaagaaatgtTACTTCAATTATTTCAAGATGTGCCaaaagataataattaa